A window from Fervidicoccaceae archaeon encodes these proteins:
- the thrC gene encoding threonine synthase, with the protein MWRYRDFIPVPRGIRIVSMMEGGTPLIRLKSIEKRLGMAGIWMKFEGSNPTGSFKDRGMTVAITIAGALGSKRVISASTGNTAASMSAYARRAGMEPIVMVPKNGIAEGKISQLALYGARILEIAGNFDAAMKKALEISEKDKEIYLMNSVNPWRIEGQKTIAFEIIEELGVPDWIVIPVGNGGNTYAIWKGLKELRKLGIIDSLPKLLIVQAEGASPIVNAVRTGKFREVSSPQTIASAIRIGSPLHWERVLAAVRESGGNAVDVEDREILDSQLQLAREGGIGVESASASTLAGLLKALEERIVERGESAVLIGTGSALKEGSALLSRFPPSIIQVEGESQAIEEIRR; encoded by the coding sequence GTGTGGAGATATAGAGATTTTATTCCAGTTCCAAGGGGCATTAGGATAGTATCAATGATGGAAGGAGGCACACCGCTGATCAGACTGAAGTCCATTGAAAAGAGGCTTGGCATGGCTGGAATATGGATGAAGTTCGAGGGATCCAATCCTACAGGAAGCTTCAAGGACAGAGGCATGACCGTTGCTATCACTATTGCAGGGGCCCTTGGCTCCAAAAGAGTAATATCTGCTTCTACCGGTAATACTGCTGCAAGCATGTCTGCGTATGCCAGAAGGGCCGGGATGGAGCCAATAGTGATGGTCCCAAAGAATGGTATAGCAGAGGGGAAGATTTCCCAGCTAGCTCTATATGGAGCAAGAATTCTAGAAATAGCTGGAAACTTTGATGCCGCTATGAAGAAAGCTCTGGAGATCTCGGAAAAGGACAAAGAGATCTATTTGATGAATTCAGTGAATCCATGGAGAATAGAGGGGCAGAAAACAATTGCCTTCGAAATTATCGAGGAATTAGGAGTGCCAGATTGGATAGTTATCCCTGTTGGAAATGGAGGGAACACATATGCTATATGGAAGGGCTTGAAGGAGCTAAGGAAGCTGGGAATTATAGATAGCTTGCCAAAGCTTCTTATTGTCCAGGCTGAGGGGGCATCACCAATTGTGAATGCAGTGAGGACAGGAAAATTCCGTGAGGTGAGCTCTCCACAGACAATAGCTTCAGCCATAAGGATTGGGAGCCCCCTACACTGGGAGAGAGTGCTTGCTGCAGTCAGGGAGTCTGGAGGCAATGCTGTAGATGTTGAGGACAGGGAAATATTGGATTCACAGCTTCAGCTGGCTAGAGAGGGAGGCATAGGGGTTGAGAGCGCCTCTGCCTCAACCCTTGCCGGTCTGCTCAAGGCCCTGGAGGAGAGAATAGTGGAGAGGGGAGAAAGTGCAGTCCTAATAGGAACTGGGAGCGCTCTCAAAGAAGGGAGCGCACTGCTATCCAGGTTCCCCCCCTCAATTATCCAAGTAGAGGGTGAATCCCAAGCCATTGAGGAAATCAGGAGGTGA
- a CDS encoding sulfurtransferase TusA family protein — MGEKKLVDARGMACPGPIAKLTRAYREAKNGDIIEVLATDQGFVADVKSWTESTGNKLVELKQDSSGVIRAVIEVTAKK, encoded by the coding sequence ATGGGAGAAAAAAAACTAGTGGATGCTAGAGGCATGGCATGTCCCGGACCTATAGCAAAGCTAACAAGAGCCTACAGAGAAGCAAAGAATGGAGACATAATTGAAGTTCTTGCAACAGATCAGGGATTTGTTGCAGATGTGAAATCATGGACTGAGAGCACCGGAAATAAGCTTGTTGAGCTGAAACAGGATAGTTCAGGAGTTATTAGGGCTGTCATAGAAGTTACAGCGAAGAAATAG
- a CDS encoding FAD/NAD(P)-binding oxidoreductase, whose amino-acid sequence MAENRVLIIGGGSGGIIAANLLAEEGKKVTLVTDSPVHFFQPANLFIAFRGEPPEKYSRSVNSLLHQNVELILEKVTKLDLENRFAITEKNRKLDYDVVVVAAGASLDYDSLPGMRESLNRFGDYYSTPQSAVRLWETIRGLKKGKFVIGVPDLIIKCPPAPHKGTFLSASFFKKEKRDVSVELLYPSPHAYTEAELARTIEKKMEEFGNISVRTSFLIDSIDVERKVVVGMNGEEVAYDALAVIPFHKGPKIEINPADARDEDGFIKVDKNKLSISSYDDAYAIGDCTNAPTSKTGVAAHLGAFTVWRRIRGENAVYTGRTNCPMITDNEAIFVISDYENKPVGQRFSKLKRLMEDLFVSMYFPSLMHPRKFEPIFNAYFEATEPSVLGERGW is encoded by the coding sequence ATGGCAGAGAATAGAGTGCTGATAATAGGAGGAGGATCAGGAGGAATAATAGCGGCAAATTTGCTTGCCGAAGAGGGAAAGAAAGTAACACTCGTTACTGACTCTCCAGTTCATTTCTTCCAACCAGCGAATCTCTTCATAGCATTCAGAGGAGAACCGCCGGAGAAGTATTCCAGAAGCGTGAATTCTCTTCTGCATCAGAATGTGGAGCTAATACTGGAAAAGGTTACAAAGCTAGATCTGGAAAATAGGTTTGCTATCACTGAGAAAAATAGAAAGCTTGATTATGATGTTGTAGTTGTAGCTGCGGGAGCAAGCCTTGACTATGACTCCCTTCCTGGCATGAGGGAGAGCCTCAATAGGTTTGGAGACTACTACTCAACTCCTCAATCAGCAGTGAGGCTATGGGAAACAATCAGGGGCTTGAAGAAGGGAAAATTCGTGATAGGAGTTCCGGATCTCATTATAAAGTGCCCTCCCGCTCCCCACAAGGGGACATTTCTCTCAGCATCTTTCTTCAAGAAAGAGAAAAGGGATGTAAGCGTAGAGCTCCTATATCCATCACCGCATGCATATACAGAAGCTGAGCTTGCCAGAACAATTGAGAAAAAAATGGAGGAGTTCGGAAACATATCAGTCAGGACATCGTTTTTGATAGATAGCATTGATGTGGAGAGAAAAGTAGTGGTAGGAATGAATGGAGAGGAAGTAGCATACGATGCTCTGGCTGTGATACCATTTCACAAGGGGCCCAAAATAGAGATCAACCCAGCGGATGCCAGAGACGAAGATGGATTCATAAAGGTCGACAAGAACAAGCTAAGCATTTCCTCCTATGATGATGCCTATGCTATTGGAGACTGCACCAACGCTCCAACATCGAAGACAGGTGTTGCCGCCCATCTTGGTGCCTTCACTGTATGGAGGAGAATTAGAGGAGAGAATGCCGTGTACACTGGAAGAACGAACTGTCCCATGATAACAGACAATGAGGCAATATTCGTGATTAGTGACTACGAGAATAAGCCAGTGGGGCAGAGGTTCTCCAAGCTGAAGAGACTAATGGAGGATCTTTTCGTTTCTATGTACTTCCCATCGCTCATGCATCCAAGAAAGTTTGAGCCAATATTCAATGCGTATTTCGAGGCTACTGAGCCTAGCGTATTGGGTGAGAGAGGATGGTAG
- a CDS encoding DsrE/DsrF/DrsH-like family protein → MAGLSIIIARGQAENFISLGVLTQTAASLGIPVKIFVTGFAVPYFTKNKPEPRPSAEFSDFAKKMFEGMQKMNAPSWYDMLKMAKEMGDVKVYGCSMTAEALGVKKEDWDPIVDDVVGATFFLTKTAGDTVIYI, encoded by the coding sequence ATGGCAGGTCTTTCAATAATAATAGCAAGAGGACAGGCGGAGAACTTCATTTCTCTTGGAGTTCTAACCCAGACAGCAGCCAGCCTCGGAATTCCAGTCAAGATCTTCGTCACGGGCTTCGCAGTTCCCTATTTCACAAAGAACAAGCCAGAGCCCAGACCGTCTGCGGAGTTCAGCGACTTCGCTAAGAAGATGTTCGAGGGAATGCAGAAGATGAATGCTCCAAGCTGGTATGATATGCTGAAGATGGCAAAGGAGATGGGGGATGTGAAGGTATATGGATGCTCAATGACAGCAGAGGCTCTCGGCGTAAAGAAGGAGGACTGGGATCCCATCGTTGATGATGTAGTGGGAGCAACCTTCTTTTTGACAAAAACAGCGGGAGACACTGTGATATATATTTAA
- a CDS encoding DUF1641 domain-containing protein, whose protein sequence is MVEANEKAQANERILNYLEDPRMEEAVANLTELLIAMNESGLIDLLKVISSSEVLESLLKYLMNPEILRLADRLDNYAELLERSGEIILSEEREKTGIGGLLKALKDPEVQIGLTKLIKLLKLLGSFSKK, encoded by the coding sequence ATGGTAGAGGCAAATGAAAAAGCTCAGGCAAATGAGAGGATTCTGAATTATCTGGAGGATCCGAGGATGGAGGAAGCTGTAGCAAATTTGACCGAATTGCTCATAGCAATGAACGAGAGCGGCCTTATCGATCTTCTCAAAGTCATATCAAGCAGTGAAGTTCTAGAGAGCCTACTGAAGTACTTGATGAATCCAGAGATCTTGAGACTGGCTGATAGGCTGGATAACTATGCTGAGTTGCTTGAAAGAAGCGGGGAGATAATTCTCTCAGAGGAGAGGGAGAAAACTGGCATAGGGGGACTATTGAAAGCTCTGAAAGATCCAGAAGTGCAAATAGGGCTCACAAAGCTAATAAAGCTTCTCAAGCTGCTTGGATCTTTTAGTAAGAAATGA
- a CDS encoding phosphoenolpyruvate carboxykinase (ATP): MVKLIPDLDDITPESFLSSLFSIFEYKRKAGITPYLDNPSDLRERATLYATSFKNGSYGWASNIWSRSAANTVIINDAKEMKREHKILLQRVLEHVLAQGPLIKVDGAYGSPGSKVRMNVRVFVDPQFPDLAYRWRQLVFEPDRDRDPDATLIVIPHYLGNPIIPGTDRLMAVIRFPNHNFTVITLSSYQGEIKKGALCHWIYYAYKAGCTGEHAALREFSVKTIDGSWKRVVLAIWGLTGSGKSTHGFYVWTERNAEVYQRLFGINPLEYVKEQEIKNDDIIAICEDRVYGSELGAWTKTEDLTPDLEAMWNGAMSSRALHENTEFDERGYPGFEGKLFQYFGSPNRNARSVLYLEDTGYFRGSVDSSGRLNAAVFLSPGYFTDYAWVKIVDPALAAKVLADGRTVGHAAQARELVGKVRFVPRYSEFTIGVKDDVHVIRFYEFLKKWREKGHEVNIYQWNTTGRIVAKYRWVEKKLGDRTIMAPEPILQEVNGILKPVGGERPLIEETELFLLQAERGAVEWSPHPVWGEKVLVPKKVEGISEERLKQLSPLTYMSMEEFRALLKAQLEESKYNLSRLGLKLPPEIMNSMDFE, encoded by the coding sequence ATGGTTAAGCTTATACCAGATTTGGATGATATAACTCCTGAATCCTTTCTCTCATCTCTGTTTTCAATTTTCGAATACAAGAGAAAGGCTGGGATCACGCCATATCTCGACAATCCAAGCGACCTTAGAGAGAGAGCAACGCTGTATGCTACAAGCTTCAAAAACGGTTCCTACGGATGGGCATCGAATATCTGGTCAAGGTCTGCCGCAAACACGGTAATAATTAATGATGCTAAGGAGATGAAGAGAGAGCACAAAATCCTGCTGCAGAGAGTGCTGGAGCACGTTCTTGCGCAGGGTCCGCTGATTAAAGTGGATGGAGCTTATGGATCTCCTGGAAGCAAGGTCAGAATGAACGTTAGAGTCTTTGTCGATCCCCAGTTTCCCGATCTAGCCTACCGCTGGAGACAGCTTGTATTTGAGCCTGACAGAGACAGGGATCCAGATGCTACATTGATTGTAATACCACACTATTTGGGTAACCCCATAATACCTGGAACTGACAGGTTGATGGCCGTAATCAGATTTCCAAACCACAATTTCACAGTAATAACTCTATCATCATACCAAGGAGAGATAAAAAAGGGTGCTCTGTGCCACTGGATTTATTATGCATATAAGGCGGGATGCACGGGAGAGCATGCTGCCCTCAGGGAATTCAGTGTAAAGACCATTGATGGATCCTGGAAAAGGGTTGTTCTGGCCATATGGGGATTGACTGGAAGCGGAAAGTCGACTCATGGCTTCTATGTATGGACTGAGAGAAATGCTGAAGTCTACCAGAGGCTCTTCGGAATCAACCCACTTGAATATGTGAAGGAGCAGGAAATAAAGAACGATGATATCATAGCAATCTGTGAGGACAGGGTTTACGGCTCTGAGCTGGGAGCTTGGACGAAGACTGAAGATTTAACACCAGATCTGGAAGCTATGTGGAATGGGGCAATGAGCAGCAGAGCTCTTCATGAGAACACAGAGTTCGATGAGAGGGGATATCCAGGATTTGAGGGAAAGCTTTTCCAGTACTTCGGTTCTCCGAATAGGAATGCGAGGTCTGTGCTTTACCTAGAAGATACGGGCTACTTCAGAGGTAGTGTGGACAGCAGCGGAAGGCTCAATGCTGCTGTATTCCTAAGTCCGGGATACTTCACTGATTATGCATGGGTTAAGATAGTCGACCCAGCACTAGCAGCTAAGGTACTCGCCGATGGAAGGACTGTAGGCCACGCAGCGCAGGCCAGAGAGCTTGTTGGAAAAGTTAGGTTCGTTCCGAGGTACTCTGAGTTCACAATTGGTGTTAAGGATGACGTCCATGTTATCAGATTCTATGAATTCCTGAAAAAGTGGAGAGAGAAGGGACATGAGGTCAACATATATCAGTGGAACACAACAGGCAGAATAGTTGCTAAATACAGATGGGTTGAGAAGAAGCTTGGAGATAGAACAATAATGGCCCCAGAGCCAATCCTGCAGGAAGTGAATGGAATTCTGAAGCCCGTTGGAGGAGAGAGGCCCCTAATAGAGGAGACTGAGCTGTTCTTGCTACAAGCGGAAAGGGGGGCTGTGGAGTGGTCTCCGCATCCAGTTTGGGGCGAAAAGGTGCTGGTTCCAAAGAAGGTGGAGGGGATTAGTGAGGAGAGGTTGAAGCAGCTGAGTCCGCTCACATATATGAGCATGGAGGAGTTCAGGGCCCTGCTGAAAGCTCAGCTGGAGGAGAGTAAGTACAATTTAAGCAGATTGGGTCTGAAGCTTCCACCAGAGATAATGAACTCCATGGACTTCGAGTAG
- the asd gene encoding aspartate-semialdehyde dehydrogenase encodes MDKFRVAVLGATGLVGQKFISLLSGHRMFEPVYLTASERSIGKPYSKAVNWLLPEPIPSEVEENRLISNKELLERNDFDFAFTALPAEEAIEVERRLIDRGKIVFSNASNWRMDPLIPLLNPEVNADHILLLRKQNFGSGKVLKVPNCTSAILTLSLKPIYDAFGIRKVFVTTMQALSGAGIHGVPSMQIIDNLIPFIQGEEEKVESEPKKMLGRLENGEISHADFNIYATTTRVPVLYGHTESVVVELSQSGVSKEEIVRSLRSTSWNKISGLHLPTAPKEPIIVKEEDDRPQPRLDRGNGKGMAVTVGRIKLDGEGRLLRYVVLGDNIVRGAAGTGVLMAELYAEYLKRGELS; translated from the coding sequence ATGGATAAGTTCAGAGTTGCTGTTCTGGGAGCCACAGGTCTCGTTGGTCAGAAATTCATTTCTCTTCTCTCAGGTCACAGGATGTTTGAGCCAGTCTATCTCACAGCTTCTGAGAGAAGCATTGGGAAGCCATACTCCAAGGCTGTGAATTGGCTTCTTCCCGAGCCTATTCCAAGCGAGGTTGAGGAAAACAGGCTCATCTCAAATAAGGAGCTTCTGGAAAGGAATGACTTTGATTTTGCATTTACAGCTTTACCTGCAGAGGAAGCAATTGAAGTAGAGAGAAGGCTGATTGATAGAGGGAAAATAGTCTTCTCCAATGCAAGCAACTGGAGAATGGATCCTCTCATCCCCCTTCTGAACCCAGAAGTTAATGCAGATCACATATTGCTTCTCAGGAAGCAGAACTTTGGAAGCGGAAAAGTGCTGAAGGTGCCGAACTGCACCTCAGCAATATTGACTCTTTCCCTCAAACCAATATATGATGCCTTCGGCATCAGAAAAGTTTTCGTAACAACTATGCAGGCTCTCAGCGGAGCAGGGATCCACGGCGTTCCCTCAATGCAAATTATCGATAATCTCATTCCCTTCATTCAGGGGGAGGAGGAGAAGGTGGAGAGCGAGCCCAAAAAAATGCTTGGAAGGCTGGAGAATGGAGAAATTTCACATGCTGATTTCAATATATATGCAACCACAACAAGGGTCCCAGTCCTGTATGGACACACAGAATCCGTTGTCGTTGAGCTCTCTCAAAGCGGCGTGAGCAAGGAAGAGATAGTCAGATCGTTGAGAAGCACTTCCTGGAACAAGATATCTGGATTGCATCTTCCTACAGCGCCAAAGGAGCCCATAATAGTTAAAGAAGAGGATGACAGGCCTCAGCCGAGGCTTGACAGGGGAAATGGAAAAGGAATGGCAGTTACTGTGGGAAGGATAAAGCTCGATGGAGAAGGCCGATTGCTTAGATATGTTGTTCTAGGAGACAACATAGTTAGAGGAGCAGCAGGAACTGGAGTTCTCATGGCAGAGCTATATGCAGAGTACCTGAAAAGGGGGGAACTCAGCTAG
- a CDS encoding homoserine kinase produces the protein MGAVQPFCEHLKIFEEKCRGASLRLERVAVESPASIANLGPGFDIFGLALRHPRDALTLEAKEGSGSIELETRGEEIPGGNEKNIAFLLIRELLRACGMERKVDLHITLEKGVPISRGLGSSAASSVAAVGAFSHLFGLPLSERESILISACGEMMAAGSLHYDNVSASYLGGVVLTDYETLKFIKLPIPANAFFTVIVPTGLGKVEGKTRAARGILPKDISLESSIRQSSAVGKLTASLFLKDLKMFGESVSTDHIAEPHRKKLIPYYDLLKKEAFSHGALGFNISGAGPSVFAVSPNEKVANNVGKALTELLEEKGISSMYIVSEASEEGIKRRE, from the coding sequence TTGGGCGCAGTTCAGCCCTTTTGCGAGCACTTGAAAATATTCGAGGAAAAATGCAGAGGAGCCTCTCTCAGGCTAGAGCGCGTTGCAGTGGAGAGCCCAGCTTCTATAGCAAATTTGGGCCCAGGATTCGATATTTTTGGCTTAGCTCTGAGGCATCCTAGAGATGCACTCACATTGGAGGCAAAGGAGGGAAGCGGTTCGATAGAGCTCGAGACAAGAGGCGAGGAAATCCCCGGTGGAAATGAAAAAAACATAGCATTTCTCTTGATCAGAGAGCTGCTCCGAGCATGTGGAATGGAAAGAAAGGTCGATCTCCATATCACGCTGGAGAAAGGAGTTCCAATTTCAAGAGGGCTCGGAAGCTCTGCAGCATCCTCGGTAGCAGCAGTCGGAGCTTTTTCCCACCTCTTTGGTTTGCCTCTTTCAGAAAGGGAATCCATTCTAATTTCAGCCTGCGGTGAAATGATGGCAGCTGGCTCGCTGCACTATGATAACGTTTCTGCCAGCTATCTCGGAGGAGTCGTTCTCACGGACTACGAAACTCTAAAGTTCATAAAGCTCCCAATTCCAGCAAATGCCTTCTTCACAGTAATTGTCCCAACTGGTCTCGGAAAGGTCGAGGGAAAGACCAGGGCAGCAAGAGGGATCCTTCCAAAGGATATAAGCTTGGAGAGCAGCATAAGGCAGAGCTCCGCTGTGGGGAAGCTAACAGCATCACTTTTTCTAAAGGATCTTAAAATGTTCGGTGAATCAGTTTCAACCGATCACATAGCGGAACCTCACAGAAAAAAACTAATTCCCTACTACGACCTGTTGAAGAAGGAAGCATTTTCGCACGGAGCTCTTGGCTTCAACATTTCTGGAGCAGGCCCCTCAGTCTTCGCAGTTTCTCCAAACGAGAAAGTTGCCAATAATGTGGGAAAGGCCCTCACCGAGCTGCTTGAGGAGAAGGGCATTAGCTCAATGTACATTGTCTCAGAGGCCTCTGAGGAAGGAATAAAAAGGAGAGAATAG
- a CDS encoding cobalamin biosynthesis protein — MLYTLFDLLLVLFLAHLMDFIYPYHTGPLFLIHPVHTSYVMAVKLGKPFSSKAKGAIVWILVISAHILAYFFLIYFSSLIHKALLIVISAYILKTSFSLRLLFDIVGKTSVCLKNGDLECARFWVQQIVRRDVKKLQEQHLASAAIESLAESLVDGYISPLFLFIFLGPLGALFQRVANTLDSALGYKDPPFRDVGWFSARADTAVNYVPARLASLFIALASPAAGGSIGVAFKTIKKEHGRTESFNAGYPMSAMAGALGVRLEKIGCYTINNSARWPGWQDIVRALKVAKLAVFLWLAVSLGAILVIKSI; from the coding sequence ATGCTCTATACCTTGTTTGACCTATTGCTAGTTCTCTTTCTTGCTCACCTCATGGACTTCATCTACCCATACCATACTGGACCCCTCTTTCTTATACATCCAGTTCACACGTCTTATGTGATGGCTGTGAAGCTGGGGAAGCCATTCTCTTCAAAGGCTAAAGGAGCTATAGTGTGGATTCTAGTCATCTCTGCACATATACTTGCCTACTTCTTCCTCATTTACTTCTCTTCTCTTATTCACAAAGCCCTCTTAATAGTGATCTCGGCCTATATTTTGAAGACCTCTTTCTCCCTTAGACTACTTTTCGACATAGTTGGGAAGACCTCTGTCTGTTTAAAAAATGGGGATTTGGAATGTGCCAGGTTCTGGGTACAGCAGATAGTTAGGAGAGATGTTAAAAAGCTCCAGGAACAACATTTAGCTTCTGCGGCTATAGAGTCCTTAGCTGAGAGTCTAGTTGATGGTTACATCTCACCTCTCTTCCTCTTCATTTTTCTTGGTCCCCTAGGAGCCCTATTCCAGAGAGTTGCAAACACTCTCGATAGTGCACTAGGATATAAGGACCCCCCATTCAGAGATGTTGGATGGTTTTCAGCGAGAGCAGACACGGCAGTAAATTATGTTCCAGCAAGACTTGCGAGCCTCTTCATAGCTCTCGCGTCTCCGGCTGCTGGAGGAAGTATTGGGGTTGCTTTCAAGACAATTAAGAAAGAGCACGGTAGAACTGAGAGTTTCAACGCAGGATACCCTATGTCCGCCATGGCTGGAGCTCTTGGCGTGAGGCTGGAGAAGATCGGGTGCTATACTATAAACAACAGTGCCAGATGGCCTGGATGGCAGGACATAGTGAGAGCCCTTAAAGTTGCTAAGCTCGCTGTGTTCTTATGGTTAGCTGTGTCTCTGGGAGCTATACTCGTAATCAAGAGCATTTAG